In Paenibacillus sonchi, a single genomic region encodes these proteins:
- a CDS encoding Crp/Fnr family transcriptional regulator — translation MILHKGEVLFRQGDACQNLFQVKSGLFKVIRLHENGNMVLFNLLYPGETVPHHSLISPKEAHGTAVAMMKSEVELVPAAEWYRELREDPDKVMEIALLLQEKVRFMQTRLDHLTVGTPGERLDLLKRWLLEYSHGAELTDLLTQEEIGQLIGVRRETVNRLLRNPG, via the coding sequence ATGATTTTGCACAAAGGAGAGGTCCTGTTCCGCCAAGGGGATGCCTGCCAGAATCTGTTTCAGGTGAAGAGCGGACTCTTTAAGGTAATCCGGCTGCATGAGAATGGGAACATGGTTCTATTCAATCTCTTGTACCCCGGGGAGACTGTCCCCCATCATTCACTCATTTCACCGAAGGAGGCGCATGGAACGGCTGTAGCAATGATGAAAAGTGAAGTGGAGCTTGTCCCGGCAGCGGAATGGTACCGCGAGCTGCGCGAGGATCCGGATAAGGTGATGGAGATCGCCTTGCTGCTTCAAGAGAAGGTGCGTTTCATGCAGACCCGCCTGGACCACCTTACGGTCGGCACTCCCGGAGAGCGGCTGGATTTGCTGAAACGCTGGCTTCTTGAATATTCCCATGGCGCAGAGCTGACGGATTTATTGACACAGGAGGAGATCGGGCAGCTGATTGGCGTGCGGCGGGAGACAGTCAACCGTCTGCTGCGCAATCCGGGTTGA
- a CDS encoding NAD(P)-dependent oxidoreductase, producing MSENIGFIGLGLLGLPIAANLLQAQYALTVYNRTADKAKPLVAQGALQAARPADAVTAGGIVVTLVWDDEALESVVGSEDFLERLGPGGIHVSMSTVSPDTGRKLADLHARYGSVYVEAPVFGRPEAAAAKQLWIPVAGPREAKERVRPVLEALGARGIFDFGEEAGTAVLVKLIGNFLIVSAGRSLEEALGMAEHGGLDSKAVVNMLTSTLFPAPIYQSYGKMIAEKTANISESKIPQKDVGLFLAAAHNAQFPAPLAGQLLDMLEGGDRSRP from the coding sequence ATGAGCGAAAACATTGGATTTATCGGACTCGGCCTGCTCGGGCTGCCCATCGCAGCCAATCTGCTCCAAGCGCAGTACGCGCTGACCGTATATAACCGCACCGCGGACAAAGCAAAGCCGCTCGTTGCCCAAGGCGCGTTGCAGGCGGCCCGTCCCGCCGACGCCGTGACGGCTGGGGGCATCGTCGTCACCTTGGTGTGGGACGATGAAGCACTGGAAAGCGTCGTCGGAAGCGAGGATTTCCTGGAGCGGCTCGGGCCGGGCGGCATTCACGTGTCGATGAGCACGGTGTCGCCGGATACTGGCAGGAAACTGGCGGACTTGCATGCGCGGTACGGCTCCGTTTATGTCGAGGCGCCAGTCTTCGGGCGGCCCGAGGCGGCGGCGGCCAAGCAGCTGTGGATTCCCGTAGCGGGCCCGCGGGAAGCGAAGGAGCGGGTACGGCCAGTGCTGGAGGCGTTGGGAGCCAGAGGGATTTTTGACTTCGGCGAAGAAGCCGGTACGGCCGTGCTGGTCAAGCTGATCGGTAACTTCCTCATCGTCTCCGCCGGACGCTCGCTGGAGGAAGCACTGGGAATGGCCGAGCACGGCGGGCTCGATTCCAAAGCGGTGGTCAACATGCTTACGAGCACGCTGTTTCCTGCCCCCATCTATCAATCCTATGGCAAAATGATCGCCGAGAAGACGGCAAATATCTCCGAAAGCAAAATTCCGCAGAAGGATGTCGGCCTCTTTCTGGCGGCGGCGCACAACGCGCAGTTCCCCGCCCCGCTCGCCGGTCAGCTGCTTGATATGCTGGAGGGCGGAGACCGGAGCAGACCATAG
- a CDS encoding ABC transporter permease has translation MTFRQFAYRNVARNKRKYAAYFVSSAFSVMVFFLCALFIYHPAISRDMILGTAADTMMAAEGIIYVFCSLFVLVSVGSFLQSRKLEFGILLMHGMTKRQLKLMVFLENMMIGGSAILTGTLLGLLLGKLFLMIGSGFLGIEPLEFHLSWQAPVLTICSFVLLFMLISLLTFAFIGNESPRGLFRGGGRGEAEPEVSGGLALLAGLLLLAGYGLAAVTTAATIEIMMFPVVLITICGTYLFYTQLSLYIVGMLRKLRRFYWKHTHILTFSGLSYRWKDNGRMFFMVTIVSAVSFTSVGVFASIHTLSRELKLDYPAAVGYVAKGGGYASSEKRDLQGITAELERLGLPYETLRIPLKYAAIASQTGPDHTKQLPLMSYSNYKLALRHAGFSSDEPPLAGNEGLVMIGSQRDRSLTAARFKATYTLKQGTRIQEIGYTQHVPIAEYLLPELDGRGGGDFSGLVVSDSLYSGIVPVHQDWYTGFYMEDFPRTAGVAPELAATGKVPYEAKSSYAVVISGTLFEIQRTLYSTMLFASLLVGTVFFIAAGSFLYFRLYVDLDHDRLQYSTLSKMGLTDRELDRIATLQLALMFFVPVLLAVLHSLFAFIALQRMFYLSIAAETGAVLTGYLAAQTLYFFFIRSRYLRNLKKNLI, from the coding sequence ATGACCTTCCGGCAGTTCGCTTATAGGAATGTAGCACGGAACAAACGGAAATATGCCGCATATTTCGTCAGCAGCGCTTTTTCGGTCATGGTCTTTTTTCTCTGTGCGCTGTTTATCTACCATCCGGCAATTTCGCGGGATATGATTCTCGGAACAGCAGCGGATACGATGATGGCGGCCGAGGGGATCATTTATGTCTTTTGCTCCCTGTTCGTCCTTGTGTCGGTTGGCTCCTTCCTGCAATCGCGCAAGCTGGAATTCGGCATTCTGCTGATGCACGGCATGACCAAGCGGCAGCTGAAGCTGATGGTTTTTCTGGAAAATATGATGATCGGCGGTTCAGCCATCCTCACCGGCACACTGCTGGGGCTGCTGCTGGGCAAGCTGTTCCTGATGATCGGGTCCGGCTTTCTGGGCATCGAACCTCTGGAATTCCACCTGTCCTGGCAGGCGCCGGTGCTGACGATCTGCAGCTTTGTCCTGCTGTTCATGCTGATCTCCCTGCTGACCTTTGCCTTCATCGGCAATGAATCGCCGCGCGGCTTGTTCCGGGGCGGGGGCAGAGGGGAAGCAGAGCCGGAGGTATCGGGCGGGCTTGCGCTATTAGCGGGTCTGCTGCTGCTGGCCGGCTATGGTCTGGCTGCTGTAACAACAGCCGCTACCATAGAGATCATGATGTTTCCAGTGGTGCTGATAACCATCTGCGGCACTTATCTTTTTTACACACAGCTCAGCCTGTATATTGTGGGGATGCTGCGGAAGCTCCGCCGCTTCTACTGGAAGCATACGCACATCCTGACATTCTCGGGACTGTCGTACCGCTGGAAGGACAATGGGCGGATGTTTTTTATGGTCACCATTGTATCAGCGGTCTCCTTCACCTCAGTCGGGGTGTTCGCCTCAATCCACACCTTGTCACGGGAGCTGAAGCTGGATTATCCTGCGGCTGTCGGTTATGTGGCTAAGGGAGGCGGGTACGCTTCCTCGGAAAAGCGGGACCTGCAGGGGATTACCGCAGAGCTGGAACGGCTGGGCCTGCCTTACGAAACCCTGCGGATTCCGCTGAAATACGCGGCTATTGCCTCACAGACCGGTCCTGACCATACGAAACAGCTTCCGCTGATGTCATACAGCAATTACAAGCTTGCCCTGCGGCACGCAGGCTTCAGCTCAGATGAGCCGCCGCTTGCGGGGAACGAAGGGCTGGTGATGATTGGTTCCCAGCGTGACCGCAGCCTGACCGCTGCGCGGTTCAAGGCAACCTACACGCTCAAGCAGGGAACCCGGATTCAGGAGATTGGCTATACGCAGCATGTGCCCATTGCCGAATATCTGCTTCCGGAGCTGGACGGCAGAGGCGGCGGGGACTTCAGCGGACTGGTGGTCAGCGACAGCCTGTACAGCGGAATTGTCCCGGTGCACCAGGACTGGTATACCGGATTTTATATGGAGGATTTTCCCCGGACGGCAGGGGTAGCCCCGGAGCTGGCCGCCACAGGCAAAGTACCCTATGAAGCGAAGTCTTCTTATGCTGTCGTGATCAGCGGCACATTGTTCGAAATTCAACGCACGCTGTACAGCACGATGCTGTTCGCTTCGCTGCTGGTGGGGACAGTGTTCTTCATTGCTGCGGGCAGCTTCCTCTATTTCCGCCTTTATGTGGATCTGGATCATGACCGTCTGCAGTATTCAACCCTGTCCAAAATGGGCCTGACCGACCGGGAGCTGGACCGCATTGCCACGCTGCAGCTGGCACTTATGTTTTTTGTTCCGGTGCTGCTGGCGGTTCTGCACAGCCTGTTTGCTTTTATTGCGCTGCAGCGGATGTTCTATCTATCCATCGCCGCCGAGACCGGAGCCGTACTGACCGGTTATCTGGCTGCCCAGACCCTGTACTTCTTCTTCATCCGCAGCCGTTATTTGCGCAACCTCAAGAAAAATCTTATCTAG
- a CDS encoding MarR family winged helix-turn-helix transcriptional regulator, with protein sequence MKNSLEGGLITSWLSLTHIQMKVAGELEAKLQENFGWSLNEFYLMYFLSEAPEKKLRLQQLESMVGLSQSAVSRLVSRFEAKGCGALQRTTCDDDRRSIYTSLTPIGQEKLDRAQVTVNEVLFEAFPRTEVKELLEDMLRLKPQQQP encoded by the coding sequence ATGAAAAATTCCCTTGAAGGCGGGCTGATCACCAGTTGGTTAAGCTTAACTCATATACAAATGAAGGTCGCGGGTGAACTGGAAGCGAAATTGCAGGAGAACTTCGGATGGTCGCTCAACGAATTCTATCTGATGTACTTCCTGTCCGAAGCGCCGGAGAAAAAGCTGCGCCTGCAGCAGCTGGAGTCGATGGTCGGGCTCAGCCAGAGTGCCGTGTCCAGACTGGTCAGCCGCTTTGAAGCGAAGGGCTGCGGAGCGCTGCAGCGGACGACCTGCGATGACGACCGCAGGAGCATCTACACCTCTCTAACCCCTATCGGACAAGAAAAGCTGGACCGTGCACAGGTGACGGTGAACGAGGTGCTTTTTGAAGCTTTTCCCCGTACGGAGGTTAAAGAGCTGCTGGAGGATATGCTGAGGCTGAAGCCGCAGCAGCAACCCTAA
- a CDS encoding response regulator transcription factor, with protein sequence MFKIFIIEDDRGLVMLLQDYLHKFGYETQAVHDFEAVRAEFESFAPHLVLLDVNLPKFDGYYWCRQIRGLSTCPILFISAREGKMDQVMALENGADDYITKPFDYEIALAKIKSHLRRAYGSYAGGGTERSLTVAGLMLDVERLVLSRGSAKIDLSHTEAKILDELMQKAGTVVTRDRLLEKIWDDQAFVDDNTLNVYVTRVRKKLAALDIADGLQTVRGQGYRLCENWEEA encoded by the coding sequence ATGTTCAAAATTTTTATTATCGAAGACGACCGTGGACTGGTAATGCTGCTTCAGGATTATTTACATAAATTCGGGTATGAGACGCAGGCGGTTCACGATTTTGAAGCGGTGCGGGCGGAGTTCGAGTCGTTTGCCCCCCATCTGGTGCTGCTGGATGTGAATCTGCCGAAATTCGACGGGTATTACTGGTGCCGCCAAATCCGCGGTCTCTCCACCTGCCCGATCCTGTTCATCTCTGCCCGTGAGGGCAAAATGGATCAGGTGATGGCGCTTGAAAATGGAGCCGATGATTACATCACGAAGCCGTTCGATTATGAGATTGCCCTCGCCAAAATCAAAAGCCATCTCCGCCGGGCCTACGGCTCTTATGCCGGAGGAGGCACGGAGCGCAGCCTGACCGTAGCGGGGCTGATGCTGGATGTTGAACGTCTGGTCCTGTCGCGGGGCAGCGCGAAGATTGACCTCAGTCACACTGAAGCCAAAATTCTCGACGAGCTGATGCAAAAAGCGGGCACTGTCGTCACCCGCGACCGGCTGCTGGAGAAAATCTGGGATGACCAGGCTTTTGTCGATGACAACACCCTGAATGTGTACGTGACCCGGGTGCGCAAAAAGCTGGCGGCGCTGGATATCGCGGACGGGCTCCAGACCGTCCGGGGTCAAGGCTACAGGCTGTGCGAGAACTGGGAGGAGGCCTAG
- a CDS encoding YitT family protein: MRKQDSGMGMPLRLTVILSGTLLLAFTYYHINYQNHLTEGGFVGLSLLGKYVLGISPSLTILILDIPVLLIAMIFKGRAFVLNTFISVGAFTVFYSLMERYSGWVINLQDNLPLAALLSGVLTGLGAGMVLRGGGASGGDDILSLLISEWKGIKVGTVFILMDVIVLALSLFYMPLKETLYTVMAVVVAGYVITFTTSLGRPKLGKAPTIQPTLSKPHDGTVM, from the coding sequence ATGAGGAAACAAGACAGTGGCATGGGAATGCCGCTACGACTCACAGTCATTTTGTCTGGAACATTGCTGCTTGCATTTACTTATTATCACATTAATTATCAGAATCATTTGACCGAGGGCGGATTCGTAGGCTTATCGCTGCTTGGCAAATATGTGCTAGGCATTTCGCCTTCTTTAACAATTCTAATCTTAGACATTCCAGTACTCTTAATTGCGATGATCTTCAAAGGGAGAGCGTTCGTCTTGAACACCTTCATCTCCGTAGGAGCCTTCACGGTATTCTACAGTCTGATGGAACGGTATTCCGGATGGGTGATCAATTTGCAGGATAACCTGCCGCTCGCGGCGCTGTTGTCCGGTGTACTGACAGGTCTAGGAGCAGGAATGGTCCTGCGCGGCGGCGGGGCAAGCGGCGGTGACGACATTTTGTCGCTGCTGATCAGTGAATGGAAGGGGATTAAGGTAGGAACCGTATTTATCCTGATGGATGTAATCGTTCTGGCATTATCGCTTTTCTACATGCCTCTCAAGGAAACGCTGTACACAGTAATGGCAGTAGTCGTAGCCGGCTACGTTATTACGTTTACAACCTCACTTGGCAGACCTAAGCTGGGCAAAGCACCAACCATTCAGCCCACACTAAGCAAGCCGCACGACGGCACCGTAATGTGA
- a CDS encoding ABC transporter ATP-binding protein has translation MPILDVHNLSKIYEGKVSIHALNHIRFAVEKGEFVGIMGPSGSGKTTLLNVIATIDEPTSGEVMINGRDPRGLGRKDRALFRRKELGFVFQHFNLLDTLTVEENVVLPLTLAGFTVQEMEYRLGEVADRLGIRALLDKRTNEISGGQMQRVAIARAMIHRPSLILADEPTGSLDSKAAGEVMNLLAEVNSTEGTTVLMVTHDAVAASFCHRVIFIKDGRFHSEMYRGSSRAAFFQNIIDMLSLLGGGGHDLPAVRL, from the coding sequence TTGCCCATATTAGACGTCCACAATTTATCCAAAATATATGAAGGCAAGGTTTCGATTCACGCCCTGAACCATATCCGCTTTGCTGTGGAGAAAGGGGAATTCGTGGGCATCATGGGACCCTCGGGCAGCGGCAAAACGACACTGCTCAACGTGATCGCCACCATCGATGAACCGACCTCAGGCGAAGTTATGATCAATGGCCGGGACCCCAGGGGGCTGGGGCGCAAGGACAGGGCACTGTTCCGCCGTAAAGAGCTGGGGTTTGTCTTCCAGCATTTCAACCTGCTGGACACATTAACCGTGGAGGAGAATGTTGTGCTGCCGCTGACGCTTGCCGGGTTCACAGTGCAGGAAATGGAGTACCGGCTTGGGGAGGTGGCGGACCGGCTCGGCATCCGTGCTCTTTTGGATAAGCGGACCAACGAAATTTCCGGCGGACAGATGCAGCGGGTGGCCATCGCCCGGGCAATGATCCACCGGCCTTCGCTGATTTTGGCGGATGAGCCTACAGGAAGCCTGGACTCGAAAGCCGCCGGCGAAGTCATGAACCTGCTTGCAGAAGTGAATAGCACCGAAGGGACGACAGTGCTTATGGTCACACATGACGCTGTAGCTGCGAGCTTTTGTCACCGGGTAATCTTTATCAAAGACGGGCGCTTTCACAGCGAGATGTACCGGGGCAGCAGCAGAGCAGCCTTCTTCCAGAACATCATCGACATGCTGTCGCTGCTGGGAGGCGGGGGCCATGACCTTCCGGCAGTTCGCTTATAG
- the cysC gene encoding adenylyl-sulfate kinase: protein MSVKRGITLWLTGLSGAGKSTVAALVTDRLRAAGQAVEWLDGDELRRSIGRRLGFSREDRFENIRRAVYVAELLNRHGVITVISLISPYAEMRSYARQQLPGFVEVYVNCPLEICEARDVKGLYAKARRGELPSFTGISDPYEAPASPELTLYTAKHPPEDCADELLAWLEKRQQQG from the coding sequence ATGAGTGTCAAACGGGGAATTACCCTCTGGCTCACGGGGCTGTCCGGGGCCGGCAAATCTACGGTTGCCGCACTGGTTACAGACAGGCTGCGGGCAGCCGGGCAGGCTGTGGAATGGCTGGACGGGGATGAGCTGCGGCGCAGCATCGGACGCAGACTCGGATTCAGCCGGGAAGACCGCTTCGAGAACATCCGCCGGGCGGTCTATGTTGCGGAACTGCTGAACCGGCATGGTGTGATAACGGTGATCTCGCTGATCAGTCCTTATGCCGAAATGCGCAGCTATGCCCGGCAGCAGCTGCCCGGATTCGTAGAAGTGTATGTGAATTGTCCGCTGGAGATTTGCGAAGCACGGGATGTCAAAGGCTTATATGCCAAAGCCCGCCGTGGCGAGCTTCCCTCTTTTACCGGCATCTCCGACCCTTATGAGGCTCCTGCCAGCCCCGAGCTTACGCTGTACACGGCCAAACATCCGCCGGAGGATTGTGCTGATGAACTGCTGGCTTGGCTGGAGAAACGGCAGCAGCAAGGATAG
- a CDS encoding MerR family transcriptional regulator, which translates to MMDRMRIGELTERAGVTQRTVRYYESIGLLPSGEREGNGHHYYTEETVARLRKIDQLKKLGLSLEEIRDVIELYFTDPSGVQPKRKVLGLLRRHLADTDKKLDALGQFRDDLQSHIERFEQWLETNDRA; encoded by the coding sequence ATGATGGACCGCATGCGCATCGGCGAGTTGACAGAGCGAGCAGGGGTTACCCAACGCACGGTCCGCTATTACGAGAGCATCGGACTGCTTCCTTCAGGCGAACGCGAAGGCAACGGTCATCACTACTACACGGAAGAGACGGTCGCCCGTCTGCGGAAGATTGATCAGTTGAAGAAGCTGGGCTTAAGCCTCGAGGAGATTCGGGACGTAATCGAGCTCTACTTCACGGACCCTAGCGGGGTGCAGCCGAAGCGGAAGGTTCTCGGCCTGCTGCGCCGGCATCTGGCAGACACGGACAAGAAGCTCGATGCACTGGGGCAGTTCCGAGACGATCTGCAATCCCACATCGAACGCTTCGAACAGTGGCTCGAGACCAATGACCGGGCCTAA
- a CDS encoding sensor histidine kinase has product MKLFLREQTPLIVIYLAQLLMITLVYRLDGGSGMNVSLYAGLLSTCLLLAYLAYRYFSNRSFYERLLNLPATLDDSGGPAQSSPLAESLRVVLAHQFRLYQNDLHSYRHKLEEHIHFINQWVHGMKTPLSVIHLIIQDKDGPPFTAIGDELDRLKKGLDTVLYTARLDTFEHDFYVERLELAAIVRGVTSEQKRLFIRKRVFPAIRVENGLFITSDEKWLSFVLTQLITNALRYTVEEGRFVHFHGYAGEQGRPVLEVRDEGVGIPPGDLPRVFDAYFTGVNGRSFQESTGMGLYLVKQICGKLGHQVEISSEVGQGTALRIIF; this is encoded by the coding sequence ATGAAGCTGTTTTTGCGTGAACAGACGCCTCTCATTGTAATCTACCTGGCCCAGCTCCTAATGATCACCCTGGTCTACCGGCTGGACGGGGGCAGCGGAATGAACGTAAGCCTGTATGCGGGCCTGCTCAGCACCTGTCTGCTGCTGGCTTATCTGGCCTACCGCTATTTCTCCAACCGTTCCTTTTACGAACGGCTGCTGAATCTGCCCGCTACACTGGATGATTCCGGCGGACCTGCCCAGAGCTCTCCGCTGGCGGAGAGCCTGCGCGTCGTCCTGGCCCACCAGTTCCGCCTGTACCAGAATGATCTGCACAGCTACCGCCACAAGCTGGAGGAGCATATTCATTTTATTAACCAGTGGGTGCATGGCATGAAGACCCCGCTGTCGGTCATCCACCTCATCATCCAGGACAAGGACGGGCCTCCGTTTACGGCCATCGGGGATGAGCTGGACCGGCTCAAAAAAGGGCTGGATACCGTCCTCTACACCGCCCGCCTGGATACCTTTGAGCATGATTTTTATGTCGAGCGGCTGGAGCTTGCAGCCATTGTGCGGGGCGTGACCTCGGAGCAGAAACGGCTGTTTATCCGCAAACGCGTATTTCCGGCTATTAGGGTAGAGAACGGACTGTTCATTACCTCGGACGAGAAATGGCTGTCTTTTGTGCTGACCCAGCTTATCACCAATGCGCTGCGGTATACGGTGGAGGAGGGACGGTTCGTGCATTTTCACGGATACGCGGGGGAGCAGGGCAGACCTGTGCTGGAGGTGCGTGATGAGGGAGTAGGGATTCCGCCCGGCGATTTGCCGCGTGTGTTCGATGCTTATTTTACCGGGGTCAACGGCCGCAGCTTCCAGGAATCCACAGGGATGGGCCTGTATCTGGTGAAGCAGATCTGCGGCAAGCTGGGACATCAGGTGGAAATTTCCTCTGAGGTGGGGCAGGGGACGGCGTTGCGGATTATTTTTTGA
- a CDS encoding class I SAM-dependent methyltransferase, with translation MKQNKYDDAGFFAKYSAMPRSTGGLEAAGEWSTFRSLLPDLHGKRVLDLGCGFGWHCRYAREQLAESVVGIDLSENMLERARAITDDPGIEYRRGAIEDIRFAAGEFDVVISSLAIHYVERFDLLCREVQHCLRPGGSFVLSVEHPIYTALAAQDWHYGPDGAKLHWPLDHYHDEGPREARFLEDDVIKYHRNIATYLNTLITSGFTVTKLSELQPTPEMLEQNASWHEELRRPMFLLLSAVRN, from the coding sequence ATGAAACAGAACAAATACGATGACGCCGGCTTTTTTGCCAAATACAGCGCAATGCCCCGCTCCACCGGGGGACTGGAGGCTGCCGGAGAATGGAGCACCTTCCGCTCCCTGCTTCCCGATTTACACGGTAAAAGAGTACTGGATCTCGGCTGCGGCTTCGGCTGGCATTGCCGGTATGCCCGTGAGCAGCTTGCGGAATCTGTGGTCGGCATCGACCTGTCCGAAAATATGCTGGAGCGGGCCAGGGCGATAACAGATGATCCCGGGATCGAATACCGCCGGGGAGCGATTGAGGATATCCGGTTCGCTGCGGGCGAATTTGATGTGGTAATCAGCTCACTCGCCATCCACTATGTCGAACGGTTCGATCTGCTCTGCCGCGAGGTTCAGCATTGCTTGCGGCCGGGCGGCAGCTTTGTGCTCTCCGTAGAGCATCCCATCTACACTGCGCTCGCCGCGCAGGACTGGCACTACGGCCCGGATGGCGCGAAACTCCATTGGCCGCTGGACCATTATCATGATGAAGGCCCGCGCGAAGCCAGATTTCTTGAGGATGATGTGATTAAATATCACCGCAATATAGCGACCTATCTCAATACGCTGATCACCTCCGGCTTCACAGTCACCAAGCTCTCCGAGCTTCAGCCGACCCCCGAGATGCTGGAGCAGAACGCCTCCTGGCATGAGGAACTGCGCCGCCCCATGTTCCTGCTGCTCTCGGCAGTGCGAAATTAG
- a CDS encoding NADH:flavin oxidoreductase/NADH oxidase: MKDLFTPYELQNLKLKNRVVMPPMCQYSVTDKDGVATDWHYNHYVSRAVGGTGLIIIEMTDVDPDGRITDYDLGIWSDEHVPALARIVEACHLYGAKVGIQIAHAGRKAEDAPLPVAPSAIPFSAEYKTPRELTTEEVKAMVQKFQAGVERAVQAGFDVIELHGAHGYLIHQFHSPLTNKRTDEYGKDLTLFGREVIQAAKKVMPEGMPLIMRISAQEYVEGGYGIRESLEIGRAYKEAGADIFHVSAGGEGAIAAEGKPGTHAAYQVPLARAFKQELNVPVIAVGRLDEAVLANAVIGNDEADLVAVGRGMLRNPYWTLEAGVQLGKDAGLPKQYELGFPRSRR; encoded by the coding sequence ATGAAGGACCTATTCACCCCCTATGAGCTGCAGAATTTGAAGCTGAAGAACCGTGTCGTTATGCCTCCCATGTGCCAATACTCCGTTACCGATAAGGATGGCGTCGCCACGGATTGGCACTACAATCACTATGTAAGCCGCGCGGTCGGCGGTACAGGACTCATTATTATAGAAATGACCGATGTCGATCCGGATGGACGGATTACCGATTATGACCTTGGCATCTGGTCGGATGAGCACGTTCCAGCCCTGGCGAGAATCGTTGAGGCCTGCCACTTGTATGGCGCCAAGGTAGGCATCCAGATTGCCCACGCCGGACGTAAAGCCGAGGATGCTCCGCTGCCGGTGGCCCCTTCTGCCATTCCTTTTAGTGCCGAGTACAAAACCCCGCGTGAGCTGACCACTGAAGAAGTAAAGGCTATGGTTCAGAAATTCCAGGCTGGCGTCGAGCGGGCCGTTCAGGCCGGCTTCGATGTCATTGAGCTGCATGGAGCACACGGCTATCTGATCCACCAGTTCCATTCCCCTTTGACCAATAAACGGACAGATGAATATGGAAAGGACCTGACGCTGTTCGGCAGAGAAGTTATCCAGGCGGCCAAAAAAGTAATGCCGGAGGGAATGCCTCTAATTATGCGTATTTCCGCACAGGAATATGTGGAAGGCGGCTATGGCATCCGCGAGAGTCTGGAGATTGGCAGAGCCTATAAGGAAGCCGGAGCTGATATTTTTCATGTCAGCGCCGGCGGTGAAGGTGCTATTGCTGCTGAAGGCAAACCGGGAACTCACGCTGCCTATCAGGTTCCGCTGGCCCGTGCGTTCAAGCAGGAGCTGAATGTTCCGGTGATCGCTGTCGGACGCTTGGATGAGGCTGTGCTGGCTAACGCCGTTATCGGCAACGATGAGGCGGATCTGGTTGCTGTCGGCCGGGGCATGCTGAGAAATCCGTATTGGACGCTGGAAGCCGGTGTACAGCTGGGCAAAGACGCGGGTCTGCCGAAGCAGTATGAGCTTGGCTTCCCCCGTTCCCGGAGATAA
- a CDS encoding TIGR00266 family protein yields MSAHEIDYVIMGEEIQCVEVQLDPGESVIAEAGSFMMMDPEISMETIFGDGTGSRGGGLMGKLMGAGKRLLTGESLFMTVFTHSGAYGRKSVTFAAPYPGKIIPLDLQQHGGKIICQKDSFLCAAKGVSIGIEFQRKLGAGFFGGEGFIMQKLEGDGLSFVHSGGYIMERTLQPGETIKLDTGCLVAMTSSVDYDIEFVKGVKTALFGGEGLFFATLRGPGKVWVQSLPFSRMADRILSAAGNSGRKEEGSILGGLGNLLDGR; encoded by the coding sequence TTGAGCGCACATGAGATTGATTACGTGATTATGGGTGAGGAAATTCAGTGTGTCGAGGTCCAGCTTGATCCGGGCGAGAGCGTGATTGCCGAGGCTGGCAGCTTCATGATGATGGACCCGGAGATTTCCATGGAGACAATCTTCGGCGACGGCACAGGCTCACGCGGAGGCGGGCTGATGGGCAAGCTGATGGGCGCAGGCAAACGCCTGCTGACCGGTGAGAGCCTGTTCATGACTGTCTTCACCCACAGCGGAGCCTATGGCCGCAAAAGTGTAACCTTCGCCGCCCCGTATCCGGGCAAAATCATTCCCCTGGATCTTCAGCAGCACGGCGGCAAAATCATCTGCCAGAAGGATTCTTTTCTCTGTGCAGCCAAGGGCGTCTCGATCGGGATTGAATTCCAGCGCAAGCTGGGCGCGGGCTTCTTCGGCGGTGAAGGCTTCATTATGCAAAAGCTTGAAGGGGACGGACTTTCCTTCGTCCACTCCGGCGGCTATATTATGGAGCGTACCCTGCAGCCCGGCGAGACGATTAAGCTCGATACCGGCTGTCTCGTGGCGATGACTTCATCGGTAGATTACGACATTGAGTTTGTAAAAGGCGTAAAAACCGCGCTGTTCGGCGGCGAAGGCCTGTTCTTCGCCACCTTGCGCGGGCCTGGCAAGGTATGGGTACAGTCGCTGCCGTTCAGCCGGATGGCGGACCGCATTCTGTCGGCTGCAGGCAATTCCGGCCGCAAGGAAGAAGGCAGCATTCTCGGCGGCCTGGGCAATCTGCTGGACGGCAGGTAA